From a single Sebastes umbrosus isolate fSebUmb1 chromosome 17, fSebUmb1.pri, whole genome shotgun sequence genomic region:
- the LOC119476054 gene encoding tripartite motif-containing protein 16-like yields MAQQVILDRDKLSCSICLDLLKDPVTIPCGHSYCMSCIKDCWGEEHETKTHSCPQCRQSFTPRPVLVKNTMLAEFVEELKKAGLQAASPDHSSAGPGDVACDFCSGMKVKALKSCLVCMASYCEQHLQPHYNVAPLKKHKLVEATLKLQENICSQHDEVMKIFCRTDQKCICYLCSMDDHKGHDTVSAAAERAEKQKELGASRQEIQQRVQDREKDVKELQQRVEVINLSADEAVRDSEKIFTELIRLIEKRSSEVKQQIRSQQTTQVSRAKELEEKLQQEITELRRKDTELETLSHTEDHLHFLNNYPSLSRLSESKDVPSIDICPLRSFEDVTAAVSEVRDKLQAVLSEEWGKISLAVTEVDVLPPQAEPRTRAEFMKYSCQITLDPNTAHNRLSLSDRDRKATLMKGKQLYLDHQDRFRELWQVLSREGLTGRCYWEVKWSGRVYIAVAYKDIKRTGTVNECGFGCNDKSWSLDCNSSSYTFRHNNISTSVSGPQSSRIGVYLDHRAGTLSYYSVSETMTLLHRVQTTFTQPLYAGFWLPSGGYGDTAELCELK; encoded by the coding sequence ATGGCGCAGCAAGTGATTCTGGATCGAGACAAACTGAGCTGTTCAATCTGTCTGGATCTTCTAAAGGATCCGGTGACTATTCCCTGTGggcacagctactgcatgagCTGTATTAAAGACTGCTGGGGTGAGGAGCATGAGACGAAGACacacagctgccctcagtgcAGGCAGAGcttcacaccgaggcctgtcCTGGTGAAAAATACCATGTTAGCAGAGTTtgtggaggaactgaagaaaGCAGGACTTCAAGCTGCTTCACCTGATCATTCCTCTGCTGGACCTGGAGACGTGGCCTGTGATTTCTGCTCTGGGATGAAGGTGAAAGCCctcaagtcctgtctggtgtgtaTGGCCTCTTACTGTGAGCAGCACCTCCAGCCTCACTACAATGTAGCtccattaaagaaacacaagctggttgAGGCCACTTTaaagctccaggagaacatctgctctcagcatgacgaggtgatgaagatttTCTGCCGCACTGATCAGAAGTGCATCTGCTATCTCTGCTCCATGGATGATCATAAAGGTCATGACACAGTCTCCGCTGCAGCAGAGAGGGCTGAGAAGCAGAAGGAGCTCGGGGCGAGTCGGCAAGAAATCCAACAGAGagtccaggacagagagaaagacgtgAAGGAGCTTCAGCAGAGGGTGGAGGTTATCAATCTTTCTGCTGATGAAGCTGTGAgagacagtgagaagatcttcactgagctgatccgtctcattGAGAAAAGAAGCTCCGAAGTGAAGCAGCAGATCAGATCCCAGCAGACAACTCAAGTGAGTCGAGCTAAAGAGCTtgaggagaagctgcagcaggagatcactgagctgcGGAGGAAAGACACTGAGCTGGAgacgctctcacacacagaggatcaccTCCATTTCCTAAACAACTACCCCTCGCTGTCACGTCTGAGCGAATCTAAAGACGTTCCCAGCATTGATATCTGTCCTCTGCGCTCCTTTGAGGATGTGACAGCGGcggtgtcagaggtcagagataAACTGCAGGCTGTTCTGAGTGAGGAGTGGGGAAAGATCTCTCTGgcagtgactgaagtggatgttttaccACCTCAAGCAGAGCCCAGAACCAGAGCTGAGTTTATGAAATATTCTTGtcaaatcacactggatccaaataCAGCACACAACCGTTTGTCATTGAGTGACAGggacagaaaagcaacattaatgAAAGGAAAACAGTTATATTTGGATCACCAAGACAGATTTAGAGAATTGTGgcaggtcctgagtagagaggGTCTGACTGGAcgctgttactgggaggtgaAATGGAGCGGGAGAGTTTATATAGCAGTTGCATACAAGGATATTAAAAGAACAGGCACCGTGAATGAATGTGGATTTGGATGTAATGACAAATCTTGGTCATTAGACTGTAACAGTAGTAGTTATACATTCAGACACAACAATATTTCTACTTCCGTCTCAGGCCCTCAGTCCTCCAGAATAGGAGTTTACCTGGATCACAGGGCAGGTACTCTGTCTTactacagcgtctctgaaaccatgactctcctccacagagtccagaccacgtTCACTcagcctctctatgctggatTTTGGCTTCCAAGTGGTGGTTATGGAGACACTGCTGAGCTGTGTGAGCTCAAGTAG
- the LOC119476055 gene encoding tripartite motif-containing protein 16-like gives MAQQVILDRDKLSCSICLDLLKDPVTIPCGHSYCMSCIKDCWGEEHETKTHSCPQCRQSFTPRPVLVKNTMLAEFVEELKKAGPQAASPDHSSAGPGDVACDYCSGMKVKALKSCLVCMASYCEQHLQPHYNVAPLKKHKLVEATLKLQENICSQHDEVMKIFCRTDQKCICYLCSMDDHKGHDTVSAAAERAEKQTELGASRQEIQQRVQDREKDVKVLQQRVEAINLSADEAVRDSEKIFTKLIRLIEKRSSEVKQQIRSQQTTQVSRAKELEEKLQQEITELRRKDTELETLSHTEDHLHFLNNYPSLSRLSESKDVPSIDICPLRSFEDVTAAVSEVRDKLQAVLSEEWGKISLAVTEVDVLPPQAEPRTRAEFMKYSCQITLDPNTANNNLSLSDRDRKATVMKGKQLYLDHQDRFGKFSQVLSREGLTGRCYWEVKWSERVYIAVAYKDIKRTGTIYECGFGFNDKSWSLDCDSSSYIFRHNNIYTSVSGPQSSRIGVYLDHRAGTLSYYSVSETMTLLHRVQTTFTQPLYAGFWITGNSVGDTAELCELK, from the coding sequence ATGGCGCAGCAAGTGATTCTGGATCGAGACAAACTGAGCTGTTCAATCTGTCTGGATCTTCTAAAGGATCCGGTGACTATTCCCTGTGggcacagctactgcatgagCTGTATTAAAGACTGCTGGGGTGAGGAGCATGAGACGAAGACACACAGCTGCCCTCAATGCAGGCAGAGcttcacaccgaggcctgtcCTGGTGAAAAATACCATGTTAGCAGAGTTtgtggaggaactgaagaaaGCAGGACCTCAAGCTGCTTCACCTGATCATTCCTCTGCTGGACCTGGAGACGTGGCCTGTGATTACTGCTCTGGGATGAAGGTGAAAGCCctcaagtcctgtctggtgtgtaTGGCCTCTTACTGTGAGCAGCACCTCCAGCCTCACTACAATGTAGCtccattaaagaaacacaagctggttgAGGCCACTTTaaagctccaggagaacatctgctctcagcatgacgaggtgatgaagatttTCTGCCGCACTGATCAGAAGTGCATCTGCTATCTCTGCTCCATGGATGATCATAAAGGTCATGACACAGTCTCCGCTGCAGCAGAGAGGGCTGAGAAGCAGACGGAGCTCGGGGCGAGTCGGCAAGAAATCCAACAGAGagtccaggacagagagaaagacgtgAAGGTGCTTCAGCAGAGGGTGGAGGCTATCAATCTTTCTGCTGATGAAGCTGTGAgagacagtgagaagatcttcactAAGCTGATCCGTCTCATTGAGAAAAGAAGCTCCGAAGTGAAGCAGCAGATCAGATCCCAGCAGACAACTCAAGTGAGTCGAGCTAAAGAGCTtgaggagaagctgcagcaggagatcactgagctgcGGAGGAAAGACACTGAGCTGGAgacgctctcacacacagaggatcaccTCCATTTCCTAAACAACTACCCCTCGCTGTCACGTCTGAGCGAATCTAAAGACGTTCCCAGCATTGATATCTGTCCTCTGCGCTCCTTTGAGGATGTGACAGCGGcggtgtcagaggtcagagataAACTGCAGGCTGTTCTGAGTGAGGAGTGGGGAAAGATCTCTCTGgcagtgactgaagtggatgttttaccGCCTCAAGCAGAGCCCAGAACCAGAGCTGAGTTTATGAAATATTCTTGtcaaatcacactggatccaaataCAGCAAACAACAATTTGTCATTGAGTGACAGGGACAGAAAAGCAACAGTAATGAAAGGAAAACAGTTATATTTGGATCACCAAGACAGATTTGGTAAATTTAGccaggtcctgagtagagaggGTCTGACTGGAcgctgttactgggaggtgaAATGGAGCGAGAGAGTTTATATAGCAGTTGCATACAAGGATATTAAAAGAACAGGCACCATTTATGAATGTGGATTTGGATTTAATGACAAATCTTGGTCATTAGACTGTGACAGTAGTAGTTATATATTCAGACACAACAATATTTATACTTCCGTCTCAGGCCCTCAGTCCTCCAGAATAGGAGTTTACCTGGATCACAGGGCAGGTACTCTGTCTTactacagcgtctctgaaaccatgactctcctccacagagtccagaccacgtTCACTcagcctctctatgctggatTTTGGATTACAGGTAATAGTGTTGGAGACACTGCTGAGCTGTGTGAGCTCAAGTAG
- the LOC119476058 gene encoding E3 ubiquitin/ISG15 ligase TRIM25-like, protein MAQQVILDRDKLSCSICLDLLKDPVTIPCGHSYCMSCIKDYWGEEHETKTHSCPQCRQSFTPRPVLVKNTMMAQLVEELKKAGPQAASPDHSSAGPGDVTCDFCSGMTVKALKSCLVCMASYCEQHLQPHYNVAPLKKHKLVEATLKLQENICSQHDEVMKIFCRTDQKCICYLCSMDDHKGHDTVSAAAERAEKQTELGASRQEVQQRVQDREKDVKMLQQRVEAINLSADEAVRDSEKIFTELIRLIEKRSSEVKQQIRSQQTTQVSRAKELEEKLQQEITELRRKDTELETLSHTEDHLHFLNNYPSLSRLSESKDVPSIDICLLYSFEDVTAAVSEVRDKLQAVLSEEWGKISLAVTEVDVLQPEPRTRAEFMKYSSQITLDPNTAYKRLSLSDRDRKATLMKENQLYLDHQDRFGERLQVLSREGLTGRCYWEVKWSGKVRIAVAYKDIRRTGSVNECGFGCNDKSWSLECDSSSYTFRHNNISTSVSGPQSSRIGVYLDHRAGTLSYYSVSETMTLLHRVQTTFTQPLYPGFWLPNSDVGGTAELCELK, encoded by the coding sequence ATGGCGCAGCAAGTGATTCTGGATCGAGACAAACTGAGCTGTTCAATCTGTCTGGATCTTCTAAAGGATCCGGTGACTATTCCCTGTGggcacagctactgcatgagCTGTATTAAAGACTACTGGGGTGAGGAGCATGAGACGAAGACacacagctgccctcagtgcAGGCAGAGcttcacaccgaggcctgtcCTGGTGAAAAATACCATGATGGCACAgttagtggaggaactgaagaaaGCAGGACCTCAAGCTGCTTCACCTGATCATTCCTCTGCTGGACCTGGAGACGTGACCTGTGATTTCTGCTCTGGGATGACGGTGAAAGCCctcaagtcctgtctggtgtgtaTGGCCTCTTACTGTGAGCAGCACCTCCAGCCTCACTACAATGTAGCtccattaaagaaacacaagctggttgAGGCCACTTTaaagctccaggagaacatctgctctcagcatgacgaggtgatgaagatttTCTGCCGCACTGATCAGAAGTGCATCTGCTATCTCTGCTCCATGGATGATCATAAAGGTCATGACACAGTCTCCGCTGCAGCAGAGAGGGCTGAAAAGCAGACGGAGCTCGGGGCGAGTCGGCAAGAAGTCCAACAGAGagtccaggacagagagaaagacgtgAAGATGCTTCAGCAGAGGGTGGAGGCTATCAATCTTTCTGCTGATGAAGCTGTGAgagacagtgagaagatcttcactgagctgatccgtctcattGAGAAAAGAAGCTCCGAAGTGAAGCAGCAGATCAGATCCCAGCAGACAACTCAAGTGAGTCGAGCTAAAGAGCTtgaggagaagctgcagcaggagatcactgagctgcGGAGGAAAGACACTGAGCTGGAgacgctctcacacacagaggatcaccTCCATTTCCTAAACAACTACCCCTCGCTGTCACGTCTGAGCGAATCTAAAGACGTTCCCAGCATTGATATCTGTCTTCTGTACTCCTTTGAGGATGTGACAGCGGcggtgtcagaggtcagagataAACTGCAGGCTGTTCTGAGTGAGGAGTGGGGAAAGATCTCTCTGgcagtgactgaagtggatgttttacaaCCAGAGCCCAGAACCAGAGCTGAGTTTATGAAATATTCTTCtcaaatcacactggatccaaataCAGCATACAAACGTTTGTCATTGAGTGACAGggacagaaaagcaacattaatgAAAGAAAACCAGTTATATTTGGATCACCAAGACAGATTTGGTGAAAGGTTgcaggtcctgagtagagaggGTCTGACTGGAcgctgttactgggaggtgaAATGGAGCGGGAAGGTTCGTATAGCAGTTGCATACAAGGATATTAGAAGAACAGGCAGCGTGAATGAATGTGGATTTGGATGTAATGACAAATCTTGGTCATTAGAATGTGACAGTAGTAGTTATACATTCAGACACAACAATATTTCTACTTCCGTCTCAGGCCCTCAGTCCTCCAGAATAGGAGTTTACCTGGATCACAGGGCAGGTACTCTGTCTTactacagcgtctctgaaaccatgactctcctccacagagtccagaccacgtTCACTCAGCCTCTCTATCCTGGATTTTGGCTTCCAAATAGTGATGTTGGAGGCACTGCTGAGCTGTGTGAGCTCAAGTAG
- the LOC119476057 gene encoding tripartite motif-containing protein 16-like has product MAQQVILDRDKLSCSICLDLLKDPVTIPCGHSYCMSCIKDYWGEEHETKTHSCPQCRQSFTPRPVLVKNTMMAELVEELKKAGPQAASPDHSSAGPGDVACDYCSGMKVKALKSCLVCMASYCEQHLQPHYNVAPLKKHKLVEATLKLQENICSQHDEVMKIFCRTDQKCICYLCSMDDHKGHDTVSAAAERAEKQKELGASRQEIQQRVQDREKDVKVLQQRVEAINLSADEAVRDSEKIFTELIRLIEKRSSEVKQQIRSQQTTQVSRAKELEEKLQQEITELRRKDTELETLSHTEDHLHFLNNYPSLSRLSESKDVPSIDICPLRSFEDVTAAVSEVRDKLQAVLSEEWGKISLAVTEVDVLQAEPRTRAEFMKYSCQITLDPNTANNRLSLTDRDRKATLMKGKQLYLDHQDRFGELRQVLSREGLTGRCYWEVKWSGRVCIAVAYKDIRRTGTVNECGFGWNDKSWSLECNSSSYTFRHNNISTSVSGPQSSRIGVYLDHRAGTLSYYSVSETMTLLHRVQTTFTQPLYPGFWFPNSGVGGTAELCELK; this is encoded by the coding sequence ATGGCGCAGCAAGTGATTCTGGATCGAGACAAACTGAGCTGTTCAATCTGTCTGGATCTTCTAAAGGATCCGGTGACTATTCCCTGTGggcacagctactgcatgagCTGTATTAAAGACTACTGGGGTGAGGAGCATGAGACGAAGACacacagctgccctcagtgcAGGCAGAGcttcacaccgaggcctgtcCTGGTGAAAAATACCATGATGGCAGAgttagtggaggaactgaagaaaGCAGGACCTCAAGCTGCTTCACCTGATCATTCCTCTGCTGGACCTGGAGACGTGGCCTGTGATTACTGCTCTGGGATGAAGGTGAAAGCCctcaagtcctgtctggtgtgtaTGGCCTCTTACTGTGAGCAGCACCTCCAGCCTCACTACAATGTAGCtccattaaagaaacacaagctggttgAGGCCACTTTaaagctccaggagaacatctgctctcagcatgacgaggtgatgaagatttTCTGCCGCACTGATCAGAAGTGCATCTGCTATCTCTGCTCCATGGATGATCATAAAGGTCATGACACAGTCTCCGCTGCAGCAGAGAGGGCTGAGAAGCAGAAGGAGCTCGGGGCGAGTCGGCAAGAAATCCAACAGAGagtccaggacagagagaaagacgtgAAGGTGCTTCAGCAGAGGGTGGAGGCTATCAATCTTTCTGCTGATGAAGCTGTGAgagacagtgagaagatcttcactgagctgatccgtctcattGAGAAAAGAAGCTCCGAAGTGAAGCAGCAGATCAGATCCCAGCAGACAACTCAAGTGAGTCGAGCTAAAGAGCTtgaggagaagctgcagcaggagatcactgagctgcGGAGGAAAGACACTGAGCTGGAgacgctctcacacacagaggatcaccTCCATTTCCTAAACAACTACCCCTCGCTGTCACGTCTGAGCGAATCTAAAGACGTTCCCAGCATTGATATCTGTCCTCTGCGCTCCTTTGAGGATGTGACAGCGGcggtgtcagaggtcagagataAACTGCAGGCTGTTCTGAGTGAGGAGTGGGGAAAGATCTCTCTGgcagtgactgaagtggatgttttacaaGCAGAGCCCAGAACCAGAGCTGAGTTTATGAAATATTCTTGtcaaatcacactggatccaaataCAGCAAACAACCGTTTGTCATTGACTGACAGggacagaaaagcaacattaatgAAAGGAAAACAGTTATATTTGGATCACCAAGACAGATTTGGAGAACTGAGgcaggtcctgagtagagaggGTCTGACTGGAcgctgttactgggaggtgaAATGGAGCGGGAGAGTTTGTATAGCAGTTGCATACAAGGATATTAGAAGAACAGGCACCGTGAATGAATGTGGATTTGGATGGAATGACAAATCTTGGTCATTAGAATGTAACAGTAGTAGTTATACATTCAGACACAACAATATTTCTACTTCCGTCTCAGGCCCTCAGTCCTCCAGAATAGGAGTTTACCTGGATCACAGAGCAGGTACTCTGTCTTactacagcgtctctgaaaccatgactctcctccacagagtccagaccacgtTCACTCAGCCTCTCTATCCTGGATTTTGGTTTCCAAATAGTGGTGTTGGAGGCACTGCTGAGCTGTGTGAGCTCAAGTAG
- the LOC119476056 gene encoding tripartite motif-containing protein 16-like has translation MAQQVILDRDKLSCSICLDLLKDPVTIPCGHSYCMSCIKDCWGEEHETKTHSCPQCRQSFTPRPVLVKSTMLAEFVEELKKAGPQAASPDHSSAGPGDVACDYCSGMKVKALKSCLVCMASYCEQHLQPHYNVAPLKKHKLVEATLKLQENICSQHDEVMKIFCRTDQKCICYLCSMDDHKGHDTVSAAAERAEKQKELGASRQEIQQRVQDREKDVKVLQQRVEAFNLSADEAVRDSEKIFTELIRLIEKRSSEVKQQIRSQQTTQVSRAKELEEKLQQEITELRRKDTELETLSHTEDHLHFLNNYPSLSRLSESEDVPSIDICPLRSFEDVTVAVSEVRDKLQVVLSEEWGKISLAVIEVDVLPPQAEPRTRAEFMKYSSQITLDPNTAHYNLSLSNRDRKATLMEEEQLYLDHQDRFGQWSQVLSREGLTGRCYWEVKRSGRVFIAVAYKDIRRTGTREECGFGYNDKSWSLDCYSSNYRFRHNSISTSVSGPQSSRIGVYLDHRAGTLSYYSVSETMTLLHRVQTTFTQPLYAGIMIPNSDGDTAELCELK, from the coding sequence ATGGCGCAGCAAGTGATTCTGGATCGAGACAAACTGAGCTGTTCAATCTGTCTGGATCTTCTAAAGGATCCGGTGACTATTCCCTGTGggcacagctactgcatgagCTGTATTAAAGACTGCTGGGGTGAGGAGCATGAGACGAAGACacacagctgccctcagtgcAGGCAAAGcttcacaccgaggcctgtcCTGGTGAAAAGTACCATGTTAGCAGAGTTtgtggaggaactgaagaaaGCAGGACCTCAAGCTGCTTCACCTGATCATTCCTCTGCTGGACCTGGAGACGTGGCCTGTGATTACTGCTCTGGGATGAAGGTGAAAGCCCTtaagtcctgtctggtgtgtaTGGCCTCTTACTGTGAGCAGCACCTCCAGCCTCACTACAATGTAGCTCCATTAAAGAAACATAAGCTGGTTGAGGCCACTTTaaagctccaggagaacatctgctctcagcatgacgaggtgatgaagatttTCTGCCGCACTGATCAGAAGTGCATCTGCTATCTCTGCTCCATGGATGATCATAAAGGTCATGACACAGTCTCcgctgcagcagagagagctGAGAAGCAGAAGGAGCTCGGGGCGAGTCGGCAAGAAATCCAACAGAGagtccaggacagagagaaagacgtgAAGGTGCTTCAGCAGAGGGTGGAGGCTTTCAATCTTTCTGCTGATGAAGCTGTGAgagacagtgagaagatcttcactgagctgatccgtctcattGAGAAAAGAAGCTCCGAAGTGAAGCAGCAGATCAGATCCCAGCAGACAACTCAAGTGAGTCGAGCTAAAGAGCTtgaggagaagctgcagcaggagatcactgagctgcGGAGGAAAGACACTGAGCTGGAgacgctctcacacacagaggatcaccTCCATTTCCTAAACAACTACCCCTCGCTGTCACGTCTGAGTGAATCTGAAGACGTTCCCAGCATTGATATCTGTCCTCTGCGCTCCTTTGAGGATGTGACAGTGGcggtgtcagaggtcagagataAACTGCAGGTTGTTCTGAGTGAGGAGTGGGGAAAGATCTCTCTAGCAGTGattgaagtggatgttttaccGCCTCAAGCAGAGCCCAGGACCAGAGCTGAGTTTATGAAATATTCTTCtcaaatcacactggatccaaataCAGCACACTACAATTTGTCATTGAGTAACAGggacagaaaagcaacattaatgGAAGAAGAACAGTTATATTTGGATCACCAAGACAGATTTGGTCAATGGAgtcaggtcctgagtagagaggGTCTGACTGGAcgctgttactgggaggtgaAACGGAGTGGGAGAGTTTTTATAGCAGTTGCATACAAGGATATTAGAAGAACAGGCACCAGAGAAGAATGTGGATTTGGATATAATGACAAATCTTGGTCATTAGACTGTTACAGTAGTAATTATAGATTCAGACACAACAGTATTTCTACTTCCGTCTCAGGCCCTCAGTCCTCCAGAATAGGAGTTTACCTGGATCACAGGGCAGGTACTCTGTCTTactacagcgtctctgaaaccatgactctcctccacagagtccagaccacgtTCACTcagcctctctatgctggaaTTATGATTCCAAATAGTGATGGAGACACTGCTGAGCTGTGTGAGCTCAAGTAG
- the txndc15 gene encoding thioredoxin domain-containing protein 15: MTGIFIKLTLLFSLYHSDCLRFSAVTAQESDELVLSEDADLENIPKFVESEDLDSLPKRQFKTAEIADAVMGTEAPIDPSDIESLFPKNVKDFQSGFSPPCDENSAQCGSPALAAKAESLEENSDESSQQLILDIVRADITPTEEQNTTETAKTYKVNCDKRNITEVDSFTVQVLNASQDLMEFLNANSTECSVVLFFTAWCQFSASLAPHFNALPRVFPSMHFMALDASQHSSLSTRFGTVAVPNILLFQGAKPMARFNHTDRTLETLTSFIANQTGFEVGPDKNVTDTDHLGPLPSVPVKSIDWLLVFSVLFISGFTTYAILRTDSIRWLIPGQEHEHQD, encoded by the exons atgACGGGGATTTTTATTAAACTTACtttattattctcattatatcaTTCAGATTGTTTGAGGTTTTCTGCTGTGACCGCTCAAG AGAGTGATGAGCTTGTGCTGTCAGAGGATGCCGACTTGGAGAACATCCCCAAGTTTGTGGAGTCAGAAGACCTGGACTCTCTACCGAAGAGGCAGTTCAAGACAGCCGAGATCGCAGATGCTGTGATGGGAACCGAAGCCCCCATCGACCCATCTGACATCGAGTCCCTTTTCCCCAAAAATGTGAAAGACTTCCAGTCGGGCTTCTCCCCGCCTTGTGATGAGAACAGTGCCCAGTGTGGTTCACCTGCTCTGGCTGCTAAAGCAGAATCACTGGAGGAGAATAGTGACGAATCATCACAGCAG CTCATTCTTGACATAGTGCGTGCGGACATCACGCCAACTGAGGAGCAGAACACCACAGAGACTGCCAAGACGTACAAGGTGAACTGTGATAAGAGGAACATCACAGAAGTGGACAGTTTCACTGTGCAGGTCCTCAACGCTTCTCAG gaCCTGATGGAGTTCCTGAATGCTAACAGCACCGAGTGCTCCGTGGTGCTGTTCTTCACCGCCTGGTGCCAGTTCTCAGCCAGCCTGGCTCCTCACTTCAACGCCCTGCCCCGAGtctttcccagcatgcacttcATGGCACTGGATGCCTCGCAGCACAGCAG CCTCTCCACGAGGTTTGGGACCGTGGCAGTGCCCAACATCCTGCTGTTCCAGGGGGCCAAACCCATGGCTCGCTTCAACCACACCGACAGAACACTGGAGACGCTCACCTCCTTCATCGCCAACCAGACAG GGTTTGAAGTTGGCCCCGACAAAAACGTGACGGATACAGACCACCTCGGCCCCCTCCCCAGCGTCCCGGTGAAGAGCATCGACTGGCTGCTGGTCTTCTCTGTCCTCTTCATCTCAGGCTTCACTACGTACGCCATCCTGCGGACAGACAGCATCCGCTGGCTCATACCGGGACAGGAGCACGAGCATcaggactga